Proteins found in one Balneola sp. genomic segment:
- a CDS encoding TonB-dependent receptor, with amino-acid sequence MKRVLLLFIFALSAYLIQAQDTGVLKGFVYSDSNPVTDATIGIKALGIGSFTQTDGSFILKRIPLGEEHILTIRAIGYLEKQLPVTLSTSDTLFLTIDLEASMLQLDEMVVTGTMKEMSIKDSPVKVNLISQSFLSKSGTSNIMDAIQYVNGLYTQVDCAVCGTNNIRINGMEGPYTSVLIDGMPVMGALASVYGLNGINPAIIRNLEVIKGPNSTLYGSQAMGGVINIITENPASSPLLDFSTTTSTHSEHNFDFSFVPEIGKTPTMFSGSVYVQDRFIDENSDGFADITQNVRVSLFNKWDIYRPGGKKFSLAGKYYFEDRMGGTQDFSRDLRGSSLVYGESIYTNRLELFGSYEFPFAKEVFRLDASYSYHDQDSYYGEYHYIADQQTAFANLIWDKPLSTDRGFVSGLTARYDLLNQQFNGVRLDGGSEDERFVPGVFTQYDHRFNDKIRGLVGMRADHHKDHGLIFSPRFNIKADPFSHSTVRLNVGTGFRIVNLFTEEHESLTGSRQVEVAEALEPERSINVALNWNQIIDIGPSVLNVDFDVYHTRFSNQIIPDYDTPGRIIYANLDGHAVSQGISISMAHNFIAPLTYTIGVTFQDVFSVEDGVKEDLPFSPDFNSTFSLTYRLPNQGINFDYTSRVVGKMRLPEYPGRDLDSRLFSEHNLKVTKIFSDRFEGFFNAKNIFNYIQAEPIIAADRPFSDDFATDYVYGPLQGRRFMMGVKFSLN; translated from the coding sequence CATATTTAATCCAGGCGCAAGACACTGGTGTGCTTAAAGGATTTGTTTATTCCGACTCAAACCCTGTAACTGATGCTACTATTGGCATTAAAGCACTTGGGATTGGTAGTTTTACTCAAACGGATGGAAGCTTCATTCTCAAAAGAATTCCTTTGGGAGAAGAGCACATACTTACCATTAGGGCTATTGGCTATCTTGAAAAACAACTCCCTGTTACGCTCTCAACTTCTGATACACTTTTCTTAACCATTGACCTGGAAGCTTCTATGCTTCAATTGGATGAGATGGTGGTTACTGGAACTATGAAAGAGATGTCTATCAAGGATTCTCCTGTAAAAGTGAACCTGATTTCGCAAAGCTTCCTCAGCAAATCCGGCACTAGTAATATTATGGATGCCATCCAATATGTAAACGGCCTTTATACTCAGGTTGATTGCGCGGTTTGTGGTACTAATAACATCCGAATTAATGGGATGGAAGGCCCTTATACTTCCGTTCTGATTGATGGAATGCCAGTAATGGGTGCGCTTGCTTCTGTGTATGGATTAAATGGGATTAACCCAGCAATTATCCGAAATCTTGAAGTGATTAAAGGCCCAAATTCTACACTTTATGGTAGCCAGGCAATGGGAGGAGTGATCAATATTATCACAGAAAACCCTGCCTCCTCTCCTCTTTTAGATTTCTCTACAACCACTTCAACCCATAGCGAACATAATTTTGACTTTTCCTTTGTCCCTGAAATTGGAAAAACTCCAACTATGTTTAGTGGAAGCGTTTATGTACAAGATCGCTTTATCGATGAAAATAGTGACGGTTTTGCTGATATAACTCAAAACGTGCGAGTGTCTTTGTTTAATAAGTGGGATATCTATCGCCCCGGAGGCAAAAAATTCTCGCTTGCCGGTAAATACTATTTCGAAGACAGAATGGGTGGGACTCAGGATTTCAGCCGTGATCTGAGAGGTAGCTCATTAGTGTATGGCGAATCTATTTATACTAATAGGCTAGAATTATTCGGCAGTTATGAATTTCCTTTTGCAAAAGAGGTATTCCGGCTAGATGCTTCATACAGCTACCATGATCAGGACAGTTACTATGGGGAATATCATTATATAGCTGACCAGCAAACTGCTTTTGCTAACCTTATTTGGGACAAACCACTGTCAACCGACCGCGGATTTGTTAGCGGATTAACTGCTCGATATGATCTTTTAAACCAGCAATTCAATGGAGTTCGGCTGGATGGAGGCTCTGAAGATGAACGTTTTGTTCCGGGAGTATTCACTCAATATGATCATCGTTTTAATGATAAAATACGTGGTCTTGTGGGAATGAGAGCTGATCATCACAAAGATCACGGACTGATTTTTTCTCCACGGTTTAATATTAAGGCTGATCCTTTTTCCCACTCGACAGTAAGATTAAATGTGGGCACTGGTTTCCGAATCGTGAACTTATTTACAGAAGAACATGAATCATTAACAGGTTCAAGGCAAGTTGAAGTAGCTGAGGCACTGGAACCAGAACGCTCTATAAATGTAGCGTTGAACTGGAACCAGATTATTGATATTGGCCCTTCCGTATTAAATGTTGATTTTGATGTGTACCATACTCGGTTCTCAAATCAGATTATTCCCGATTATGATACCCCTGGCAGAATTATCTATGCTAACCTCGATGGTCATGCAGTCTCTCAGGGAATATCTATAAGTATGGCGCATAATTTTATAGCCCCACTTACTTACACCATTGGAGTAACATTCCAGGATGTGTTTTCTGTTGAAGATGGTGTTAAAGAAGATCTCCCTTTTTCTCCGGATTTTAACTCTACATTTAGCCTTACTTATCGCTTGCCAAATCAAGGTATTAATTTTGATTATACAAGCCGGGTTGTCGGGAAAATGAGATTGCCCGAATATCCTGGCAGAGATTTAGATTCAAGGCTTTTTAGTGAACACAATCTTAAAGTCACCAAAATCTTCTCTGATCGGTTTGAAGGGTTTTTTAATGCCAAGAATATTTTCAACTATATCCAGGCAGAACCTATAATTGCTGCCGACCGACCTTTTAGTGATGATTTTGCCACCGATTATGTATATGGGCCATTACAAGGACGGCGTTTTATGATGGGTGTAAAGTTCTCATTGAATTGA